CACGTAGTTGCGGAAGCCCACCAGGTTGGCGATGTAAGGACTGCGGTGCTCGCAGACCCAGTCGGTGGAGTTGCAGTCGTCGCCGCCGCCGCCGTTGTAGACGTCGTCGGTGTTGCCCGAGGAATCCGAAGGAGGTCCCTGGTTGAAGTCGCTGTAGTGGTAGCTGCTCATGGCGCGGGCGTAGCCGTAGGGCCAGGTCATCATGAAGGCCGAAGCCAGGTAGTAGTCCTGCCCGTCGGCGTAGTAGAGGGACCGCGAGGAGGAGTCCTTGCGCTGGGTGTCGTGGTTGTCGACAAAGACGACGGCAAAGGGCCCGTCGATCAGCCCTCCCCAGGAGGGATAGTCGAAATTCACCAGCCACTCCAGTTCCCCGGTCTTGAAGACGGCGGTGAGGTCTTCGCTGTAGGTGAATTCGGTGGTGTCTCCGATGGAAAAGTAGTCCGACTCGGGAATGGCGGAATCGGCGATGACTTCCTGGTAGATGTAAGGTTCGGCTCCCCCGGTGGTGTCGTCGAGTCCGCTCTTGATGGCGGACAGATCGGCCGGCGTGATGTGCTTGGCGGCGTCGATGCGAAAGCCGTCCACCCCCAGGGCGAGAAGATCGTTCATGTAGTCGGTAATCTTGCCCCGCACATAGCTGCTCTCGGTCTTCAGGTCAGCCAGGTTGAGCAGCTCGCAGTTGCGCACTTCCCAGGCGTCGGAGAAGTCCACGATGTCGTTGTCGCTGCCGCAGCCAGGAGGGCCGTAGAGGTGAAAGTCGCTGCTGCTGTAGAGCCCTTCGGTGTAGAGGTCGCAGTATTCGGTGCCGTCGGAGCCGTCGTCGCAGAACCCGCCCGTCAGGCGTCCCGTGGTGTGATTGATAACCGTGTCGACGTAGACCGAGACTCCCTGGTCCTTGCAGCGGTCGATCATGTCCACAAACTCGGTAAGGGTTCCCGAGCGGGAATTGTTGAGGGAGTAGGAAACCGGCTGATAGCGCTGCCACCAGGGATAGCCCTCGGAGGCCATCACGCGGTGCTCGGAGGGTGGAGAAATCTGAACCGCCGCGAACCCCTTGGGACCCAGTACGTTTTCGCACTCTTCGGCGATATCGGTGTATTTCCACTCAAAGAGCTGCACCATGGCGGTGCGGGCCGGATATCCGTATGGGTCTGACTGAGCCAGGGCGGCGGGGAGGGTAAAGGAAAGCGCAAGCAAGCAGAAAAGGCAGGTCAGGGATAGTCTGTTCATTCGATCCTCCAGTATCGTGTCCTTGGGTTGTACTTGCGCATACAGTCTCCAAATGATCTAGACAATTGTCCCAGAAACAGTGTCTAAAAACAAGTTTGTCTCGCCATCGCAAACAAGATGCCGCCGTAAGCTTGCAAAGCAGGCCGGGAAAGGTTGTGAGGGTTGTGAGTTGGGAATTGGAGCTTGGAAGCTTGGAGGTTGCCCCAAACGGGTCCCGGACGCCGAAGTCGCGCTTCGACGCCCGCGGACCCCGACGAGAGCCCCTTCTCGTCTGATTGCCTATGCTAATTGATCCGTCAACGGTTTTCTAGTCGGATACCCAACAGGCCTGAGTACCGCCAGCGGAAGCTGTCACGCTCACCCACCCCTATTCGGTGCTGGGCTCCAGGTCGAGGGAAACCGAGTTGATGCAGTAGCGCTCGCCGGTGGGCTTGGGGCCGTCGGGAAAGACGTGTCCCAAGTGGGCGCCGCAACGGGCGCAGTGGACTTCCAGACGGCGCATTCCGAATGACAGATCCTCTTCAAGCTCAACCTTGTCTTTGTCCACGGGCTGGTAAAAGCTGGGCCATCCCGAGCCCGAGTCATACTTGCTCGAGGAATCGAAGAGCACTTCCCCGCATCCGGCGCACTTATAGAGCCCCGGAGTCTTGGTGTCCCAGTACTTGCCGCTAAAGGCCCGCTCGGTGCCCTTCTCGCGCAGGATGTGGTACTGCTCCGGGGTCAGTTCCTTCTTCCACTCTTTCTCAGTCTTCTCGATTTTGTCGCTCATAGGCCTCCATTACTGGTTCTTGAAGGCGAAGAGTTCGGTGCGGGTGTTGAGGTAGAGGACGCCGTCCTTGGCTACCGGGGTGGTATAGACCGAGTTGCCCAGGTTGAACTCGCCCATCACTTCCTTTTCTTTGCCATGCTTGAGGATGACCACGTCGCCGTCCTCGTCGCCCAGGTAGACTTTGCCGTCGGCTACGAAAGCCGATCCCCAGACGGCGGCGAAGACGTCGTGCTGCCAGTACTCTTCTCCGGTGTCGGCATCCAGGGCGTAGAGAAAGCCCGAGAGGTCGGAGATGTAGACGATTCCGTCTTTGATGGCGGCGGTGGACATGGTGCGGTGGAAGTCGTCGCCTCCGCGGTGCCAGACCACCTTCTTGCCGGTGACATCGCCTTGGCCGGTGGCGTCGATGACCCAGAAGTTTCCGGGACCTTCGCCGTGCTCGGGATCCTGTCCCACGCCCACGTAGACGCGGTCATTGTAGAAGACCGGGGTGGAAATGATGTTGTTGCGGGTACCGGCTCCGCCCAGCACCCACTTGGAGTCCTTGGGATTGCAGTCGAACTTCCAGATCAGCTTGCCGGTCTTGGGCTCGAAGGAGTAGACCCAGCCGTCGCCTCCGGGAAAGACGACCTGTTCTCTGCCGCCGGCCACTCCGTAGGAGGGATTTGACCAGGATCCGTGCAGGATCTTGGTTCCGGGAGAAGCGTCTTCCCAGACCAGCTCGCCGGTGTTCTTGTTGACGGCGATGAAGCTGGGAGCGAAGGGGGCGGGCAGGTTGACGTGGCCCTCATCGACGCCGTTGCCGGTCACGGTGAAGACCAGATCACCCACCACCAGCGGATTGCCGGCCGCCAGGTTGTGGGGGAAGACGTCGAGTTCGTTGATCATGTCGAGCGACCACAGGATGTCTCCATGACCTTCCGAGGTGTACTGCTCTTCGGTGAAGGGACCGTCGTTGCCGTCCTTGAGTCCTTGCACGTCGGCGGCCACCACCTGGGCGCGGTTGGAGACGTACCAGAGGCGGTCGCCTTCCACCGCCGGACCCGAGCAGATGCCCTGCAGGGGCCAGTCGTGGACGCGTCCTTCGGGCAGCTTGTCGTGAACGAGCTGCCACAGGAATTTGCCGTCAGAGGCCTGAAAGGCCATCAAGTTGCCCTTGTCCCCGGTCACCTGGGGATCGCGGGGCTTCTCGTTGTTGGTGCCCACGTAGACGATGCCGTCGGCCAGCACCGGTCCGCCGTAGGACTGCGATCCCAGGGCCTGGCGCCACACCAGGTTGGGGCCGTCGGGATCGAGGTTGTCGGGCAATCCGGTCGCTTCGGAGATCATGTTGCGGGAGGGTCCGCCGCCGAACATGGCGATCTCGTCGGCGGCCGCCGCGGCCAGGGCTCCCGCCGCCAGCAGCAGGGCGCTTATCGTCAAAACCAGAACTTTATTATGCTTCATTCGTTTTCCACCACTTTCACGTTGTCATAGTAGACGGGAGTCACCGAGAAGCCGAAAATGCCGGGGCTTCCCGAGGTCACCGGATGAGGGTCTTCCACGGTGATGGTCCATTCAGCCGGCTCCTGCGTTCCCTTGGGCCAGACCTTGCCGCGGATGAGCGCTCTGTCGTCTTCCACGTCGACTCTCAGCTTCATCGTATACCAGCGCTCGGGCTCCCACTCGAAGGGCACCTCTTGGGCCATGCGCAGTTCAGAGGCCCAGGAGCGGACCTGAATCTGCTGCAGGGCGGCCATCATGTCCATCGTGTAGCCGCCATTGACCAGCCCCATGTCGGGGACGCGGCGGCCGGTCCTGGTTCCATAGAGGTCGGCCTGGATGGTGTAGTTGCGCCAATGGGCCGGTCCGATGAAGGAATCGTGCTTGTGGATGCCGCGCGGAGCCGGATTCTTGACCAGCACCTTGTTGCCGTCCTCAAGCTGCTTGACGCCGAAAAAGGCCAGGGCCCCGAGTTGATAGCCGGGACGCTGGTCCACCTCGATGGACTCGAAGTCCTCTTCCAGCGGCAGAGGCGAGTAGACCCGCACGTAGGCCTGATGGGTGAGGTCGCCGATAGAGGCCTGCACCATTCCGAAGCGGGAAGTGCCCTCAGAGGCGGGCCTGTAGTTGCCCTCGGCATCGATCTCTCCGTCCAGCCCCCGCAACGACCATTGAGCCTGACGCGCTCCCAGCGGAAAGCCGGCCTGGTCGAAGGCCATTGCCTTGAACGAACGGCTCTCGCCGCGCATGATGCGGACTTCGGCGGGGACCACTCGCAGGGTTGAGATGGAGATCTCAGCGGGTCCGGCGGGAGAAGGCAGCGGCGCCATTCCCGAGCCGGTGGCCTGGAAGGGGGCATCTGCGTCTCCAAGGCAGTAAATGCCGGCCTCGGTGGTGAAGTAGATGCGTCCGTAAGCGATGGCTGGCGACCCGTAGATTTCGGCGTAGCGCTCGCCCGACTCCACGTTGAGCTGCTCGATGTCGAGCGTCACGGCTCCATCGTCCCCGGGTTGGACGATGGCGAAGATGCCGTTGACCTCGGTGGCGTAGATCTTGCCGTCGGCCCACACCGGAGATCCCTTGCCCACGCGTCCGATGGAATGCTCCCACAGATGCCGGCCGTCGGCGGCGTTGAGGGCGTGCAGGTTGGCCGAGTTGTCGATGACGTAAATGCGGTCGTCCTTCTTGATCAGGGAGGAGAATCCCGCCGAGACGGGAGAGCGCCAGACTTCGTGGGTGGCGGTGACGTCGCCCGTGCCGCGGGCGTCGATGGCCACCGTCCGGCCCTGGGTGCCCTCGTCGATGTTCTCTTCGCTGTGGCTGGCGTAGACGGTGTGTCCATCCACCGCCACTGTGATGTTGATGGCGCGCTGGCTGAGGTGGAACTCCCAGAGCATCTCGCCGGTGCGCGCGTCGAGGCTGTAGATCCATCCGTCGCCGCCCCCGTAGACGAGCTGGCGGCGCCCTTCGATGACGGCCACGACGGGGGTGGACTGGCTGTTGAGATCGGCTGGCTGGCGTCCCGGCGAGGAGATCCAAAGGCCCTCTCCCGTGCGCTTGTCGAAGGCGAAAACCCGGTGCCGCGGAGGGGCCATCGGTCCCCAGGAGGCGTTGCTGAAGGTGACGATGAGGCGGTCCTCATCGACGATGGGGGTCTGGGTGCGTCCGCCGTAGCCGGAGTAAAAGCCCAGTTCTTCCACCAGGGACTTTTCCCAAACCACGCTGCCGTGGCGGTCCAGGCACTTGAAGGTGCCTGCCACTCCCTGAACGTAGACGTAGCCGGTGTCGGGATCGGCCGCCAGGTTGGGCCATCCCACGCGGTTCCAGGGCACCGTGGTCTGGTAGACGGTAAAGCGGTGCTCCCACAGTTGATGGCCCGTCTCGGCATCGTAGCAGGCCACCATTTCCTGGCGGTCGATGCCCTCGCCGATGCGTCCGTTGGCGCACACCCGCCCGTCGAAGACGACGGGAGTGGAGCGGCCGATGAAGGGTTGCTTCCAAATCAAATTCTCGCCGTCCTTGGACCAGGTCGAGATGAGTCCGGTTTCATCGGAGACGCCGTTCTGGTGAGGACCGCGCCAATGGGGCCACTCGGAGGCGGCGAGCGTCCCCGCGAAACACGCCAGGGCCAGGAGGATGGCGATCAGGTTCAACTTCAATTTCATGCTGGGATTCTCTCTCCTTTTGAAGCTCGCCGCAGAAGGCGGCGACGACAAGAGGCGACAACGGGTGCCGCAAAGACCGTGAGAGCGGTCTGCGGCATGTGCGAATAGTAGCACGCAGACCGTTGCAGAGCAAACCGGTCGAAACCCCAACCTCCTTGTTTCACAAGGGGTTAGCGGCGAGCCCAAGGTCCCCCGTTCCTAGTCACGCGCGGCCGCCTCTTTAGTTCCCGAATCGACAGCCGGCAGGATCGGCATCCGACTAGGAGCCGGAGTTGAAATCGAAGACGAATTGGTCGTCGCGGACCAACGGAACATCCGAGCCGGATTGCAGATGAAGGGTGACCGAATCGAGGTGGACCCGGGGTTGGAGCTTGGGGTGGTAGACGCGGTCGATGTGGACGACGGCGCGGGGGGAGGTGAAATCGGCCGGGGAAACCTGGCCTCCGAAATGGTCGCTGCGGCCGAAAGCGATGTGGACGGCCAGCTTCTCGTCGAGCAGGATGACGCCGATGGGATCGACCCCGAAGTCGGCCAGCACGCCGACGCCGAGCTCGGCCAGGTTGGCGTAAGCCGGTTCCTTCTCGATCAACTCGGCTTCGCGCTGCGAGACGGGCCCCTGGGTCTGCACCGCTAGGGCGCGGTTTTGGCGGATGACGTAGATCACCACCTCGTCGCCGAACTGAACCGGCAGCAGGCCCTCCGAGCGGCTGGGATCGCCGGGGCGCTCCCCTTCGTAGGGGACGATGTAGGTTTCTCCCGAGGGGAGGTTTCCAGTAGTGCCGGGCTCGGGTACCAGTCCGCCCGAGGCGGTGGACTGGCGATGGCGTAGGTCCAGGGTGAGGCCCAGTTGGCCGTGTCCTTGCACCCGAAAGCGGAAGGAGGCCCCAGCGGACTCGTCGAGCACCCGCTTGATCTTGCGGCAGCGCCGGTCGACTTCTACCCAGTCGAGCTTGAGGGCGGACATCATCTTGCGGTTGAAGCCGGGCATGGTCGCCCCGCGGAAACCGAAGCGGCGGGCAGCCTGTTTGAGGGGAGCAGTGGCCGAGAACTGGGTGGGGGCGATGATGATGGGAAAACGCCGATAGATCTCCTCCATGGCAAGGGAGGCTTGCCCGTCGACGTCCTCAAGGCAGGAAGGCAAGGAGTGCTGAGCGCCATGCAGCCAGGCCCGCTCCGGCAGATCGGCATTGTTGCTGCCGGTGTGGCGGTAAAGGTGGAGAGAGGCGCTGCGGCCGGTGCGTGAGGCCAGTTGGTCCAATTGCAGCGTCCACTCCAGAGCCAGTTGGCGCCGCTCGCGCCAGTCGTCGTTGTCCTCGATCTCTCCATCGGGAAGATCGGTCAAGAAGGCGATCTCCCTCTCTTCCGGCTGAGGCTGGAAGACCCGTTGAATCAAATCGTCCAGTTCACCCGCCGTCAAATCCGCATCTCTCGGAGATCCGTTGCCGCTCATGAGCCTACTTTGGCAGGCCTTTCCCCGGCCTGCAAACGAATTTTTCCGCCCCCGCCAAGTCGTTTTCCCGACAAAACGGCAGAAAAGGCGAAAAAAGTCGCCCGCCGATAGTTGACGAATAAACTATTTGTTCACGGGAAGTTAGCTTGAAAAACGGACCGCTAAGGCGAGGAAAGTTGCGGAAAACCGCCGGAAAACAGAAACCAAAAGGCAGGGTAAATCGTCTACAATCGGTGAAAGCCTACCAAAATACCCTACCAATGGAAAACGAACGGGGCGGGGACTTCGGTTCCCGCTCCGCCTCACTTAAATTGCAGGCGAGTATAGCACAGAGCTTTCGGATTCCCTAATTAATTTTCTGTCACGGATTAATTTCCCAGCCAGAAGTTTAGGATGTGCTAGAAAACCTCGACTTGGGGGTTGCCCTCGGTCACGCGATAGTGACGGTCGACGGCCAACGGATTGAGGATTTGCTCCATCCCGCTGCGGGGCCAGCGGACGCGGATTTCGTCGATACGATCGCTCTTGCCCAAGCCGAAATGCAGCCAGGGCATGTTCTGAGAGGCGTATCCCGAACCGGCCTGGACTTCCCTGATCCAGGTGCGCCCGCCTGCCGTCAGCGTCACCCGCGCACCGACGGGGTCGCGGGAGGATTCCGTCCCCACCAGGTCAAGCACGATCCAGTGATTGGGGGAGGAATCGCGCCGGCTTTCGTCGTCCTCTTCGTCACTGAACGGGATGCGGTTGGAGAGCAAGGCGGGCGGGCCCGAGAGTCTGGATACGGCGATATCGAGCCGTCCGCTGCGGGTGAAGTCGGCCAGGGCCACTCCCCGTGTCGGCCCGCTCACCGCGGCGCCGGACGGAACGCCAATCTCCCTGAAGGTTCCATCGCCGTCGTTGAGAAGCAATTGAGCGGAATCCTGGCCGAACCAGGGACGGCCGTCCCAGTGGGCGGGATGGAAGAGGAGTCCGCTGCGGAAGTCCCCCTGGCGATGCACCTTGGCGTGGAGAAAGTCGAGTTCGATATCGGGTTCCGAGGTGCCGGGCCGGCCGCCGGCCGCCATGAACAGGTCTTGATCGCCATCCGCGTCGAGATCGCCGAAGGCGGCACCCCAGATCCATCCCGAATCGAGCAGCCGGGCCGAGAAGGTCGAGTCGACGAAACCCGCCGGAGCCTCCTCTTCCGGGCCCGGAGCAGCTTCTAGAAGCAGTTCGCCATGATGGCGCGGAGTGAACACTTGACCCATTTCGAAGCCGGCTTCGGCAGTGAATTGGTAGATCAGCGAGAGCGCCTCGGAGATCGGGCTTTGGCGCATCGAGGAGAGCATGAAGGCCGCCACTGTGGGACCTTTTCCGTACCAGGCGTAGGGAGAAAGCACGCGTCCCGAGAAGAGATCGAGGAGGCCGTCGTCCTGAAAATCGGCCAGGACCGCGGAATGCCCCGAGCCGAAGCCCAGGACGCCTGCCTGGCCGGAGACGTCTGCGAATCCCTGCCGGCCCAGGTTTCGGTAGAGCACATTGCGTCCGTAGTTGTTGACCACCCACAGGTCGGGACGGTTGTCGTTGTCGTAGTCTCCCCAGGCCACGCCCAGGCACAGCCCCTGATCGGCCACCCCCGCCTGCGACGCAACCTCGTCGAAGGTGCCGTCGCCGCGGTTGCGCCAGAGTTGGTTGGGCATGCCGTTGCGGGAGTAGAAGGCTGGGGGAGACTGGCTGGCCGGATCGAGGTGGCGGCCCAGATAGAGATCGAGATGGCCGTCGTTGTCGTAGTCGGCCCAGGCGGCGGCGGTCACGCAGCATCCGCTGTCGAGTCCTGAGCGTCCGGTGACCTCGGCGAAGCTGCCGTCGCCGTTGTTGTGCCAGAGGCGGACGCCCTCGGCTCCTCCCGCCGTGGAATCTCCGACCAGCAGAAGATCGCGGTGGCCGTCGTTGTCATAGTCGGCCAGCAGTCCCAGCCGTAGTGGTCCCAGCCCTTCAAGGCCGGCTTGGCGGGTGACGCCGATAAAGCGTCCCCGGCCGTCGTTGCGCATCAGGCGCGGCAGGTCCCCGGGCAGGAAGAGGTCGATCCAGCCGTCGCCGTCATAGTCTGAGGCGCTGATCCCCGCTCCCCAGAAGCGGGCCATGGGATAGCCCAGGGAGGACGCGTCCGCCGAGGAAGCGCGGGCCGCAGCGTCCCCTTCGGAGTCCTCGGGGGAGGCGTCGGCACCCAGACCCGCAGCCCCGGCGACATCTTCGAAGAGGGGTTGTCCGGTCACCCGTTCGCCCGAGGTGAGGCGCATGCGGGTGATCTGCACCCGTTCCTGGACGGCGGTGAAATCCAGCGACATCAGCATGCGGTCGATGACGGTGACGGCCGGATCGCCGCGCCGCCCCACCACCCGCAGCCGCACCGAGGCCCCTAATGCCGAGTCCTCCTGCCACTGCTGAAAGTCGACAATATGAGCCTGGACGCTGTCGATGGACTGGAAGCCTTCCAGGTACCGGCGCCACTCCTGCAGCGCCGCCTCGCGCTCGGCGTCAGCCGCTTCGGCCAGGAAGGTGTAGGTGATCAATCCATGCTCTTCATGGGAAAGGGGAGGCGAGAGCAGTCCCAGGCGGGCGCCGCGGAAATCGAGCGCGTAGAGGTCCTGCAGCACCGAGAAGTCCTGTTGCGCCAATCCGCGGGCCCACATCTTCAGGGCATCGTCGACGGCGCGTCCGCGGCGGAAGTAGAGGCGCTCCTGGGCGTCGATCAATTGCACGCCCCCGTAAAGCGCCAGCAACAAGGCCGCCACTACCGCCAATCCGGGTATCCATTTTTTCCTGGATTTCATGGGAACGGCGCCGATTATACCCCATCCCCTCCCCTGCCTTGCCGCCCCCGGCGAGAGGATCGTGCATAATGACTAGCCTGAACCATGACTGAAAAGAATCCCTACAACGAGAATCCCCAAGAAGCGCATGAACCCGAAGAGGCACAGGAATGGGTGGATGAAGACGACACCGTAATCGGCACCGCCTTCCGCTGGTCGCTGCTGGTCATTGTGGTGATCGCCGCGGTGGGCCTCGGCATCTACTTTCTGAGCCGAGAGGACGCGCCGCAAGATACCGTCCGCCCCATCGAGACCTCCGCTCCCCGGACCCTGCAGCAGGGCGGCGAAGGCGTCCCCCAGGTCAGTTTCACCGACATCACCGCAGAGGCCGGCATCGATTTCTCGCATGAGAACGGCGCCCGCGGAGACAAGTATCTGCCCGAGACCATGGGCGGAGGCGTGGCCTTCTTGGACTACGACGGGGACGGCGACCAGGACCTGCTCTTCGTCAACTCCAGCGATTGGGCCTGGTCGGCCCGTCCCGATCCCGATCCGTCGCTGGTGCTCTACCGCAACGAGGGCCGAGGACGCTTCAGCGACGTCACCCGTCAGGCCGGATTCAACGAGTCCTTTTACGGGATGGGCGTGGCCG
The nucleotide sequence above comes from Acidobacteriota bacterium. Encoded proteins:
- a CDS encoding PQQ-binding-like beta-propeller repeat protein; amino-acid sequence: MKHNKVLVLTISALLLAAGALAAAAADEIAMFGGGPSRNMISEATGLPDNLDPDGPNLVWRQALGSQSYGGPVLADGIVYVGTNNEKPRDPQVTGDKGNLMAFQASDGKFLWQLVHDKLPEGRVHDWPLQGICSGPAVEGDRLWYVSNRAQVVAADVQGLKDGNDGPFTEEQYTSEGHGDILWSLDMINELDVFPHNLAAGNPLVVGDLVFTVTGNGVDEGHVNLPAPFAPSFIAVNKNTGELVWEDASPGTKILHGSWSNPSYGVAGGREQVVFPGGDGWVYSFEPKTGKLIWKFDCNPKDSKWVLGGAGTRNNIISTPVFYNDRVYVGVGQDPEHGEGPGNFWVIDATGQGDVTGKKVVWHRGGDDFHRTMSTAAIKDGIVYISDLSGFLYALDADTGEEYWQHDVFAAVWGSAFVADGKVYLGDEDGDVVILKHGKEKEVMGEFNLGNSVYTTPVAKDGVLYLNTRTELFAFKNQ
- the msrB gene encoding peptide-methionine (R)-S-oxide reductase MsrB, with product MSDKIEKTEKEWKKELTPEQYHILREKGTERAFSGKYWDTKTPGLYKCAGCGEVLFDSSSKYDSGSGWPSFYQPVDKDKVELEEDLSFGMRRLEVHCARCGAHLGHVFPDGPKPTGERYCINSVSLDLEPSTE
- a CDS encoding CRTAC1 family protein; translated protein: MKSRKKWIPGLAVVAALLLALYGGVQLIDAQERLYFRRGRAVDDALKMWARGLAQQDFSVLQDLYALDFRGARLGLLSPPLSHEEHGLITYTFLAEAADAEREAALQEWRRYLEGFQSIDSVQAHIVDFQQWQEDSALGASVRLRVVGRRGDPAVTVIDRMLMSLDFTAVQERVQITRMRLTSGERVTGQPLFEDVAGAAGLGADASPEDSEGDAAARASSADASSLGYPMARFWGAGISASDYDGDGWIDLFLPGDLPRLMRNDGRGRFIGVTRQAGLEGLGPLRLGLLADYDNDGHRDLLLVGDSTAGGAEGVRLWHNNGDGSFAEVTGRSGLDSGCCVTAAAWADYDNDGHLDLYLGRHLDPASQSPPAFYSRNGMPNQLWRNRGDGTFDEVASQAGVADQGLCLGVAWGDYDNDNRPDLWVVNNYGRNVLYRNLGRQGFADVSGQAGVLGFGSGHSAVLADFQDDGLLDLFSGRVLSPYAWYGKGPTVAAFMLSSMRQSPISEALSLIYQFTAEAGFEMGQVFTPRHHGELLLEAAPGPEEEAPAGFVDSTFSARLLDSGWIWGAAFGDLDADGDQDLFMAAGGRPGTSEPDIELDFLHAKVHRQGDFRSGLLFHPAHWDGRPWFGQDSAQLLLNDGDGTFREIGVPSGAAVSGPTRGVALADFTRSGRLDIAVSRLSGPPALLSNRIPFSDEEDDESRRDSSPNHWIVLDLVGTESSRDPVGARVTLTAGGRTWIREVQAGSGYASQNMPWLHFGLGKSDRIDEIRVRWPRSGMEQILNPLAVDRHYRVTEGNPQVEVF
- a CDS encoding PQQ-binding-like beta-propeller repeat protein, whose product is MKLKLNLIAILLALACFAGTLAASEWPHWRGPHQNGVSDETGLISTWSKDGENLIWKQPFIGRSTPVVFDGRVCANGRIGEGIDRQEMVACYDAETGHQLWEHRFTVYQTTVPWNRVGWPNLAADPDTGYVYVQGVAGTFKCLDRHGSVVWEKSLVEELGFYSGYGGRTQTPIVDEDRLIVTFSNASWGPMAPPRHRVFAFDKRTGEGLWISSPGRQPADLNSQSTPVVAVIEGRRQLVYGGGDGWIYSLDARTGEMLWEFHLSQRAINITVAVDGHTVYASHSEENIDEGTQGRTVAIDARGTGDVTATHEVWRSPVSAGFSSLIKKDDRIYVIDNSANLHALNAADGRHLWEHSIGRVGKGSPVWADGKIYATEVNGIFAIVQPGDDGAVTLDIEQLNVESGERYAEIYGSPAIAYGRIYFTTEAGIYCLGDADAPFQATGSGMAPLPSPAGPAEISISTLRVVPAEVRIMRGESRSFKAMAFDQAGFPLGARQAQWSLRGLDGEIDAEGNYRPASEGTSRFGMVQASIGDLTHQAYVRVYSPLPLEEDFESIEVDQRPGYQLGALAFFGVKQLEDGNKVLVKNPAPRGIHKHDSFIGPAHWRNYTIQADLYGTRTGRRVPDMGLVNGGYTMDMMAALQQIQVRSWASELRMAQEVPFEWEPERWYTMKLRVDVEDDRALIRGKVWPKGTQEPAEWTITVEDPHPVTSGSPGIFGFSVTPVYYDNVKVVENE
- a CDS encoding carbohydrate-binding module family 20 domain-containing protein — protein: MNRLSLTCLFCLLALSFTLPAALAQSDPYGYPARTAMVQLFEWKYTDIAEECENVLGPKGFAAVQISPPSEHRVMASEGYPWWQRYQPVSYSLNNSRSGTLTEFVDMIDRCKDQGVSVYVDTVINHTTGRLTGGFCDDGSDGTEYCDLYTEGLYSSSDFHLYGPPGCGSDNDIVDFSDAWEVRNCELLNLADLKTESSYVRGKITDYMNDLLALGVDGFRIDAAKHITPADLSAIKSGLDDTTGGAEPYIYQEVIADSAIPESDYFSIGDTTEFTYSEDLTAVFKTGELEWLVNFDYPSWGGLIDGPFAVVFVDNHDTQRKDSSSRSLYYADGQDYYLASAFMMTWPYGYARAMSSYHYSDFNQGPPSDSSGNTDDVYNGGGGDDCNSTDWVCEHRSPYIANLVGFRNYVVGESVTNWWDNGTDLISFSRGSKGWVVINKESSDANQWFDTNLAAGQYCEAVSGGIDGSNACNGRTVVVNNSGWAKVKTASNDVTAIHIGAKRSMDSGKSYNHFQCENGSTNWGENIYVVGSISALGSWNTANARILNPDHYPYWQAVLDDLPANTYVEWKCIKKDSGGNVLQWESGSNNSFTTASNGTQTSTYGEF